Proteins encoded together in one Vitis vinifera cultivar Pinot Noir 40024 chromosome 4, ASM3070453v1 window:
- the LOC100253069 gene encoding homeobox-leucine zipper protein ATHB-40, translating into MTTAMNQQVQDHMELFTHMYPGLYTQAMPEQGEAKVRRRRKKSKGESSSGCARKRKLSEEQVTHLELNFGNEHKLESERKDKIASELGLDPRQVAVWFQNRRARWKSKKLEEEFSKLKIVHESVVVEKCRLETEVLTLKEQLSDAEKEIRRLSERSDGVSSNSPTSSLSNAVDVDPPFFGEFGVVDGLDNVFYIPENNYVSGMEWGYLYDM; encoded by the exons ATGACAACCGCCATGAATCAGCAGGTCCAAGATCATATGGAGCTCTTCACTCATATGTATCCCGGGTTGTACACTCAGGCGATGCCGGAACAAG GGGAGGCGAAGGTGCGGCGGAGGAGGAAGAAGAGCAAAGGAGAAAGTAGCAGTGGGTGTGCGAGGAAGAGGAAGCTGAGCGAGGAGCAAGTTACTCATCTAGAGTTGAATTTTGGTAATGAACATAAATTGGAGTCTGAGAGGAAGGATAAGATCGCCTCGGAGCTGGGGTTGGACCCCCGACAAGTGGCCGTCTGGTTTCAGAACCGGAGGGCTCGCTGGAAGAGTAAGAAGCTGGAGGAGGAGTTCTCCAAGTTGAAGATAGTCCACGAAAGTGTTGTGGTGGAGAAGTGTCGCCTTGAAACAGAg GTATTAACGCTAAAGGAACAGCTCTCAGACGCCGAGAAGGAGATACGACGGCTGTCGGAGCGCTCCGACGGCGTTTCAAGCAATAGCCCGACCTCGTCCTTGTCGAATGCGGTAGACGTAGACCCACCATTTTTTGGGGAATTTGGGGTGGTAGATGGGTTGGATAATGTGTTCTACATTCCGGAAAACAATTATGTTAGTGGCATGGAATGGGGATATCTATATGATATGTAA